From Phycodurus eques isolate BA_2022a chromosome 1, UOR_Pequ_1.1, whole genome shotgun sequence, one genomic window encodes:
- the copz1 gene encoding coatomer subunit zeta-1 yields the protein MDTLILEPSLYTVKAILILDNDGDRLYAKYYDDTYPTVKEQKAFEKNIFNKTHRTDSEIALLEGLTVVYKSNIDLFFYVIGSSHENELMLMAVLNCLFDSLSQMLRKNVERRALLDNMEGLFLAVDEIVDGGVILESDPQQVVHRVALRGDDVPLTEQTVTQVLQSAKEQIKWSLLR from the exons ATGGATACTCTCATATTG GAACCCTCCCTGTACACCGTGAAAGCAATTCTCATTCTGGACAACGATGGAGACAGACTTTATGCCAAG TATTATGATGACACATACCCCACAGTGAAGGAACAGAAAGCGTTTGAGAAGAACAtattcaacaaaacacacaggACAGACA gTGAGATAGCATTACTGGAAGGCCTCACGGTTGTCTACAAGAGCAACATTGACCTCTTCTTTTATGTGATTGGAAGTTCACATGAAAATGAG CTTATGCTCATGGCTGTTCTGAACTGCCTTTTTGACTCTCTCAGTCAGATGTTGAG AAAAAATGTTGAGCGCAGGGCATTGTTGGACAATATGGAGGGGCTCTTCCTCGCTGTGGATGAAATTGTAGATGGAGG GGTGATTCTCGAAAGTGACCCTCAGCAAGTTGTTCACCGTGTGGCCCTAAGA GGGGATGATGTGCCTTTGACTGAGCAGACCGTCACCCAG GTTCTTCAGTCTGCTAAAGAAC
- the nfe2 gene encoding transcription factor NF-E2 45 kDa subunit, with product MCSTASYVIPTRRTCEVLACTSNRLCGEVPANILSSRSHGAQHSDMDAAWQELMAITELQGLETSGESTYETTQYQSIQPMVSMGAYGAAHCHHEPAPAAFEVGMTDSYDGGYSEEAAVFHHPSTNGEALYEHSGPQLNQRMLPLSSQSHLSLGTLTEQMSSSSGNSQGNRRPNSSLPQGQHMMWTAHSQSSFVHSGDDLESDSGLSLGSSPPLASPENCVAGAPGCRPVDMPITYSDGEQQRAAEHSGRAHNYQSQSDSYLHTGAQPSYFTAQHHLNHSQFNALNLRVAKQLGELYSSELPSRGSWQQIMHTKPQGSVHTPACRDERRAIALKIPFPMEKIINLPVDDFNELLTQYTLTDAQLALIKDIRRRGKNKVAAQNCRKRKLDSIIHLERDLGQLQAQRDSLVQEKLEFQRSLTYIKCHLTELYAEVFSHLRDETGQPYSIEEYYLQQMADGETYLVPHTILHNKEF from the exons ATGTGTTCAACAGCAAGCTACGTGATTCCAACAAGGAGAACCTGTGAG GTATTAGCATGCACCTCAAACAGGTTGTGTGGGGAAGTGCCTGCTAATATACTCAGCAGTAGATCTCATGGAGCCCAGCACTCAGACATGGACGCAGCCTGGCAGGAACTGATGGCCATAACAGAGCTGCAG GGCTTAGAGACTTCTGGTGAAAGCACCTATGAAACAACACAATACCAAAGCATTCAGCCGATGGTTTCTATGGGCGCATATGGGGCTGCCCACTGCCACCACGAGcctgctcctgctgcctttgaGGTGGGCATGACAGATTCATATGATGGCGGATACTCTGAGGAAGCTGCAGTCTTTCATCACCCAAGCACCAACGGAGAGGCACTCTATGAGCACTCTGGACCACAACTCAACCAGAGAATGCTGCCCCTCTCCTCTCAATCTCACCTTTCGCTTGGGACTCTCACAGAACAAATGAGCTCATCATCAGGTAATAGTCAAGGGAACAGAAGGCCAAACAGCAGTCTTCCCCAGGGTCAGCACATGATGTGGACAGCACATAGCCAAAGTTCATTTGTTCATTCAGGTGATGATCTAGAGTCAGACTCTGGTCTCTCCCTGGGCTCCAGTCCACCTTTGGCCTCACCAGAAAATTGTGTTGCTGGGGCACCGGGATGCAGGCCTGTGGACATGCCCATTACATACAGTGATGGGGAACAACAAAGGGCAGCTGAACACAGTGGAAGAGCGCATAACTACCAGAGTCAGTCTGATTCATATCTGCACACAGGTGCACAACCATCTTATTTCACAGCACAACACCACTTAAATCATTCACAGTTCAACGCACTGAACCTTCGGGTAGCCAAACAGCTGGGTGAACTTTACAGCTCCGAGTTgcccagcagagggagctggcaacAAATCATGCATACAAAGCCTCAAGGAAGTGTCCATACACCAGCGTGCAGGGATGAGAGGCGGGCCATTGCGCTGAAGATCCCCTTCCCAATGGAAAAGATCATCAATCTGCCAGTGGACGACTTCAACGAGCTCCTGACACAATACACCCTGACCGATGCCCAACTGGCACTGATTAAAGACATCAGGCGTCGGGGCAAGAACAAAGTGGCAGCTCAGAACTGCCGCAAGCGCAAACTAGATAGCATAATTCATCTTGAACGAGACCTGGGTCAGCTGCAGGCTCAGAGAGACAGCCTGGTACAAGAGAAATTAGAGTTCCAGCGCAGCTTGACGTACATCAAGTGCCACCTCACTGAACTCTATGCAGAGGTGTTCTCTCACCTGAGAGATGAAACTGGACAACCATATTCAATAGAAGAGTACTACTTACAACAGATGGCAGATGGGGAAACTTATTTAGTGCCTCACACAATTTTGCACAACAAAGAATTCTGA
- the LOC133401948 gene encoding heterogeneous nuclear ribonucleoprotein A1-like, with product MSKDIPREPEQLRKLFIGGLSFETTDESLRAHFEQWGSLTDCVVMRDSSNRRSRGFGFVTYSSVQEVDAAMAARPHKVDGRVVEPKRAVSREDSNRPGAHVTVKKIFVGGIKEDTEEPHMRDYFEQFGKIEVIEIMNDRITGKKRGFAFVTFDDHDAVDRIVIQKYHTINSHNCEVRKALPRQDMQSSGMRGGFSGGRSGGGGGGGGGSGRPYDYDRSFNQGSRGRYGDNHYNGDGGYGGGPGGGYNNGGSRGYNQGYNQGGGGYGGNNYDSNGYGNCGGGGGGGGGNYNMGHYETQSSNFGPMKSNFGGGGGGRSYGGGYGGSSNSGYGRQGRF from the exons ATGTCGAAAGAT ATTCCACGTGAACCAGAGCAGCTTCGCAAGCTGTTCATCGGAGGCTTGAGTTTTGAGACCACAGACGAAAGCTTGCGGGCCCATTTTGAACAATGGGGGAGTCTCACTGATTGTGTG GTAATGAGAGACTCCAGTAACAGGAGATCCAGGGGTTTTGGCTTTGTCACCTACTCATCAGTACAGGAGGTTGATGCTGCCATGGCTGCCCGTCCCCATAAGGTGGATGGAAGAGTGGTTGAACCCAAGCGTGCTGTCTCCAGAGAG GATTCCAATCGACCAGGTGCTCATGTAActgtaaagaaaatatttgttggAGGTATTAAAGAAGACACTGAGGAACCACACATGCGTGATTACTTCGAGCAATTTGGCAAGATTGAGGTTATTGAAATTATGAATGACCGTATTACGGGAAAGAAGAGAGGCTTTGCATTTGTTACTTTTGATGACCATGATGCAGTTGACAGGATCGTCA TCCAGAAATATCACACCATTAACTCCCACAACTGTGAAGTTAGAAAGGCCCTCCCACGACAGGATATGCAGTCTTCAGGAATGCGAGGAG GATTTTCAGGCGGAaggagtggtggtggtggcggtggcggtggcggCAGTGGAAGACCCTATGACTATGACAGAAGTTTTAACCAGG GCAGCAGGGGTAGATATGGAGACAACCATTACAATGGTGATGGTG GATATGGCGGTGGCCCTGGGGGAGGATACAACAATGGAGGGAGCCGTGGTTATAACCAAGGGTACAACCAGGGCGGTGGAGGCTATGGTGGAAATAATTATGACAGCAATGGTTACG GCAACTGCgggggaggtggtggtggtggcggcggcAACTACAACATGGGTCACTATGAGACTCAGTCTTCTAACTTCGGCCCAATGAAGAGCAACTTTGGCGGTGGCGGCGGTGGAAGGAGCTATG GTGGTGGCTATGGAGGAAGTTCAAACAGTGGCTATGGACGTCAAGGACGGTTTTGA